The region CGATTAATTGATGCATTTATTGTTGTGACAGGCCTACTGTGAGGCATAACgtgtctttattatgtgtgggACTATACTTGCAGGTAAGTGTGGATTATTTTGCCGTGGTTGACATGTACAGTGGGGGAAATCAGTATTTGATCCCTTGCTAATTTTTCGGTTTACCGGCCAAGGAAGATATGTGTCAGGATTTGCATGCCTGTCAAATAATGGACCCCTGTATGCAGAGACAGACGCATCATATAATAAAAAGTCCTTTTGTTAGCACGAGAAGGTGAAGGTACTCATGGTTTTGCAGGATACATGCAATAAAAAGCGACAAGGGAAAGGCTCTGTGGAAAAAAACTCAACTGGCAGTGGCAACAGATAAAGAAAGCGTTTTGGCGGCTGCACAGGCGAGGACAACAGAGGCGATGAACCACCACCGTTCATGGAACAATGCTGGTCTTATGAATCCAACTAATTGCAATTGCAAACAGCTGTGCTCAATTCCATTGGGGTAAAGTGGTTGCATCCTACCCCCAGCAGGAAGTGCAGCATTAGAAAATAAGAGCGCAGGACAAGTGACAATTCCTGTTGAATCATGACAAGATGAAGAGGCCATTTTAATGGTAAGCTTATTGTAATAAATTAAcacaatgtcaaaataaaatttttgtaaaatctaaaaaaaaaactaaaaaacattAAAGGTTATGAATAAATTTATATTTGACTGACAGAAAACAGcacactcccacattccaaaaacatgctaggttaattggcgactccaaattgtccataggtatgaatgtgagtgtgaatggttgtttgtctatatgtgccctgtgattggctggccaattaAGAttaagtccagggtgtaccctgcctctcgcctgaagacagctgggataggctccagcatgcccgcaacccttgtgaggaaaagcggtagaaaataaatgtatgaattaatgaattgaagCCATCAGATTAAATCCTATTAGCCTCtactttcatccatccacccattttttataccgcttatcctcacttgggttgtGGGCATGccggaggctatcccagctgtctttgggcaagaggcggggtacaccctggacatatAGAGTTTAATTTCTAAATCAAATATTCCAGACATTTTCCTATGCATTTGAAGAGGACCATAACAACAAGCGCTAAAGCGGTCCTTCATCCACACATTAAAATATTGCAGACAGCTCGTCAGAGAAGTAGAAAGCGATATATTTTGACCAGAATAACAGGTTAGCTACTAGCATGTTGAGTCTTTTCCATGTTAAGAAATAAACAAACTGAAGTGACCAAAATTGCCCCGAAGCATTTTGGAGGCAAACAGAGTTTGGATAACGATCAAATCAGAGAAGTATAACAACATGAAGAGAGCTGAATCAGTCATCCGACTAatgtgtgcatgtaaacatattgaATATTTCACCTGCTTTCTACTTTTGGAGTTTTCTGCCGTAGTCTACCCACTCTTTagtattactttttttgttgATCATTTATTCTTTCTTCATATCATTTACCTTGACTCCTCTTGCATCGTTTGAATCTTGTGGATATGTGGACCATCATGGGGTTATGGTTATCGAAATGTCAGGTCTGCTCATCCCTGGTAAAGTGTCACTGAACAGAATAATGAACTGATGCTATGTCATCACTGCTTGAGTGAATTTAATATTTACCTCTTATGGCAAAGTTAAGATGGATTTTCAGGTTATGACCGTAGGGAAGTCAAATAAGTGCAGCTCATTTGTCATTACCAAGTTTTGGGGGGGGTTCTTTATAATCATCTCCCTCTGAGATTTCATTGCCCTGccgttacacacacacacacacacacacaagcaaaaccTATTTCAGgacatacacatttttaaatgtgaaagTCACATCAACAGATCCCTTTTTCGGTTCAATTTTATGATATACCTTTTGAAATAGCCCCCCAAAAATCCCCAACAGTGACCATACTTATTCTCAGGTTAAAGATGAATGCGTTTTGTAGTAATTTTGTGTTTTATCTGTGACATTTCCATCGTTTTTTATTCTAAAAGCTAGTGTCTGTGAAAAGAGCTCTAAGAGAAAATGAATGGCTCGCACAGCATGAACACACCGCTTCTTCCATGCCTGTAGTGCAGGCTGTGTCACCATGACAGTTTACATGTCCCGCTGACACAGTGTGCATCTAGATGGCGGTGCAGCTTCCTCTCACCTGCTGTGCAGTCTCGACTGATGAGAGGTGCACTACAGACAGATGTGTTTCATGCAGTCGGCACTTTTAGTGAATGGTCTGGCTTTTCAGAAAACATAATCAGGTAAAATTTGCATTTGTGGGTGTGTGTTCATGGTTGGTGAGACACACTCctttggaggtttttttaatgttaatacaggttgctCTTTAGAAGGACAACtcgaaaaagaaaaaataattcacCTTTCTAATAAtacgttttttgttgttaattgaAAAACATTTGTATTCTTACCTATTTGGATGAAGTACTGTACATGCACCCTATCCTTCTCCAGAAaaagttctgatactttgttgtaaacaTTTGATAACCATTTGATCAGCTTGTGTATATATTCGTTCATCTTGGTCgccaaattaatttgttcattcagcagagcatcAAAATATTTGTCATGCATTTGACTTAGTGCTGCTCTgctatcaaaataataaaagagtCGAAAAGAATTGTGTCACATGACTGTATCACAGTCATCgcaaataaacatgcaaaaaacattgaaacaaaACTCCAGTTGAGAAAGACGGTTTAATTCAGGGGTCATAAAGTACTGAGGCAAGAATTTATCTTGGCAACCACTTTGTGAGGGCCAGATGCTAtcgtaaaataaaatgaaattaatattgCAACTGAAGTAATATACAATTGTGCCTCACTCTATCATGGTCTTTCAAAactatattaataaatgatgtttTGTCGTTTAGTACGGCCTATTATCAgtaataaaatatgcatatttcactCATTCAATCCTTGCAATTTTTCCCTTtatcatcattgtcggagtcagtctcGTCAGTTGGCTGTTCGTCATTGATGCCGGCTTTCGCCAAAGCTCGGACAACAGTTAAAGCAGATACCTTAGCCCGAGCATCCACAATCATTTCACATACGGTGGAGTGAAGTTACAGGAAATCATTGCTATTGGGATTGGGTGTTTCCTTGCCAGTACGTATGATATTATAAAAGCATTGTTTAACCCTTTATAGCCAACAAACATGGGACCCACGGATATCTGTGGAAATCCATTGCAGGACTCATCTTGACTTCAGTAATGTTTTTCCTGGGAGCCCGGAGGGAAGCTCTGGCAAGCAGGATGTGGCCTGAGGGCTGCTagtttacaaatacaaaaatctaTAAATGTATATTCTTAGCTGTATTTAAGATGAGCTAGGTGGATAATAAAGGGGCCTGATATATTATGCCACTGTAATTCTGCTGATAAACTGTGTCATGTTGAAATGAATTATTTCATTGATTTTGCATATTCTGTTGAAATGTTTCATATTTGATGATggtttaaattatgttttggaTCCTAActggtttgtttgtgtttcagacCTTTCAGCTACTGGCTGAACTACATCCTCTCCATCATGTACTGCAGTGAAAACAACCATATTGGCTCATACTTGGAGGCGACCCGAAGTTGTTCCTGTCCGTACGAGCATACCCCCTGCCAGGGTGTAATACCCTGCACAGTGGGTGCAGGGACCTTCTGTGCATCCTGTTCCTATGAAAATCGCACCCGCTGTGCCTCATGCAATCAGGGTTACATGCTGAGCCAGGGTGTATGTCGGAATGAAGTTCCAGACTCCATTGACCATTACATCGGCTTCGAGACAGACCTGCAGGACTTGGAGTTACGCTATCTTCTGCAAAAATGTGATAACCGGATCAATATCCACAGTATCTTCGTCAGCAATGATGTCAGGCTAAATAACTGGTTTGACCCATCATGGAGAAAGCGGATGCTGCTGACTCTGAAAAGTAACAAATACAAGTCAAACCATGTCCACATGCTACTGGGGATTTCTGTTCAAATTTGCCTTACCAAGAACATCACATTGGACCCAATGTTGTCTATCTATATCAATCCATTTGGAGGAAGTCACTCAGAGAGTTGGATCATGCCCACAGACCAGAACAACTACCCAGCCTGGCAGAGGACTAAATTAGACCTTCCCCATGATTGTTATAACTGGACTTTGACTTTAGGCAACAAGTGGAAAACCTTTTTTGAGACAGTTCACTTTTATTTGCGGAGTCGCATCAGGGGCCCTTCAGGTATTGGAAATGAAACAGTGTATTATGAACCCTTGGAGTATTTAGAACCTGGGCAAAATCTAGGCCACATGAAGATAAACAACATACAGGTGTATGGTTACAGTATGCACTTTGACCCAGAAGCGATCCAGGACTTAATTTTACAACTAGACTACCCATACACTCAAGGATCACAGGACTCAGCCCTGCTGCAGCTGTTGGAGATCCGGGATCGGGTAAACAGGCTTTCGCCACCCGGAGCTCAGCCTTTGGATCTCTTCTCTTGTTTGTTACGGCATCGGCTCAAACTTTCAACGACAGACGTTGCCAGGATCCAGGCTGCGCTGCAGAATTTCAGTGCCAAGCAACCCAAGCCGTTGGAATATGAAACAACCAAATTATGTAGCTAATAAGCGGGCAGGAAGCCACGTGCCCAGATGGCAGAAATATTGTTGCACACACTCTTGATGATGGTTAAGCGCAATTCTGGATTTGTGCAAAGGACGTTTGAGGGACATGATGTTTGAGGGACAAAATtcactttttcaaaaaaaatctaaaaactgACTGCTATTTGACAGATGCTTACAATATTATCTAACGTTGTCATCACTCATAGGTTGGCAAAATGTAAAGTGCAAAAACTGCAAAACTCATAAAGAAACCATGAGTTCCACAAGTATTAAACAATGTAGTGAtctcacatatatatataaacgttTCAACACCAGCTTTTTTTTAGTACTTTTCATTATTTGATCATATTTTGATGTTAGGACAGTTAATATCTTGACGTTTTATTTTAACTTAGAATTTGATTGTTAGATAATTTTCAGATTTTCCTGTCATAATATAAGAATACATTGGAAACTCTTACAATACATGTTTTGTATGAACAGAACCCATAAATTAAGAAATGTATTCCACCAGATTTACTCAGACAAAAATACACTATGATCATAAAATTTtagatgtgtgtttatttttataatgtttactgtttgtgaaaaaatacagcctacaaaaatgtattataaaattTGTTAATACACTAAATAAAAATCTTTTTACGTGTGGTCTGTAGATAGTGTACATGTATGTGAAACTAAATGTATGCTTTTTGGTATACACCCCTGCTAAAATGTTAAAGAagacctattatgttcattttagagcagcgacacacaataaccagtacagaaagctttctagttcttccagaatctgcacctattccagctgtatttctttggattctgTGCTTACTGCGGAAACAgtcttttttaatgtattccatccaTGGCCACTCCCTCTGAAACCGAAAGTACtattgagccatcccaaacttctttcagggttcacttccaaatgtgcaaacctcattatctgatactTTGGCATCTTAACACAagattctaactacatttagaaaggtggaaaaagcattgtaggtcccctttaagacactTTTAAATATTGTTACATTCACCACACATACTGTAGCATATTTTAGTTTATATGACACATTATCCGAACCAGTATAGATGTTTAcaagaatatatataaattgttgGTAGTAAATTAAATGGAAATTTCATGGGTGTAATGATTACATTAGTGAGATATAGTAATGATGAAATTAATCATGGAATAACCTTTGGTCTTTTCGTGATTGATAATTTAATTCTGGATATTGGAGGGAAAATAGGACCCAAAAACCTAGCAggataatggttttattgagTGGCTCTGATATTAACTGTAATTGTATACTGCAAAATTATTTGCTGTGGAAGTCATTATTGATTTGCTGTTTGCAAAATACGTACATACACAATTTCTGCTACACAGATAATATTGATGAAGTACAGAAACTTTGGATCGTTACCTGTCTGCCGCCGTCACCCCTTCTAAGCAAAGCAAGAATCCCGAGTGTTGGCCCCTGGcacatacacatatgtatacacACGTATAAGAGATCGAGCTGGGGGTTTTTAGCCATTCAGACTTCTGGTTGATCAAGGGAATGGCAGGTCCCAGTCCTGATTGGTTGGAGGGTTGGAAGAGGAAATTGACATCTCTGGTGAGTAGATGGTGGGTTTACTTAAaaggttttatattttatatatatccaGTTATTGGaaaattattgattgattgaactGCATGAGATTTTTGTAGTATAAATGTTTGTAGTCATCTGAACCTATAATCACAGAGCCATTCTATTTATTCTCATCACATTTGGCTAAGCGTCAAGAACTTTACAACTGGTGTATTTCTGATCACCACTGGAAATTACTCACAAATTACTGCAAACTTCAGGAGGGTTAAACAGCCTCTCTTTATTCAAAAGTAACTTTAAAACTCCCTTTTCTGCTGAAGCTTATATTAGGGTTGATTCATAATGTGTGTTAGTAACCCCTCTTGAGGAT is a window of Doryrhamphus excisus isolate RoL2022-K1 chromosome 5, RoL_Dexc_1.0, whole genome shotgun sequence DNA encoding:
- the LOC131129925 gene encoding BMP/retinoic acid-inducible neural-specific protein 3-like isoform X2 — its product is MIFVDKRKLSRSSELSDTNGTAVPLEALHQLAASYFIDRESTLHKLHHIQIASTAIKVTETRTGPLGCSNYDNLDSVSSVLVQSPENKIHLQGLHAILPEYLRARFVQAALNYIGCNEEGQFVCRDNDCWCQCAADYPQCNCPKLDLKSLEASLLQIRDSWNIANQDFEESEEFQNFVQRLPTVYALNTSAIEYFWKMEPAINQRYKQLELNTQQFLSKSGRIINKLFTLSKRCRTKPKIIRLMERPFSYWLNYILSIMYCSENNHIGSYLEATRSCSCPYEHTPCQGVIPCTVGAGTFCASCSYENRTRCASCNQGYMLSQGVCRNEVPDSIDHYIGFETDLQDLELRYLLQKCDNRINIHSIFVSNDVRLNNWFDPSWRKRMLLTLKSNKYKSNHVHMLLGISVQICLTKNITLDPMLSIYINPFGGSHSESWIMPTDQNNYPAWQRTKLDLPHDCYNWTLTLGNKWKTFFETVHFYLRSRIRGPSGIGNETVYYEPLEYLEPGQNLGHMKINNIQVYGYSMHFDPEAIQDLILQLDYPYTQGSQDSALLQLLEIRDRVNRLSPPGAQPLDLFSCLLRHRLKLSTTDVARIQAALQNFSAKQPKPLEYETTKLCS